GAACTGAGCCTCCGGGTCGGACGCCTATCGAACCGCGGGCGTCGAGCGCAACCCTCCAGGGGCGATCCGAGGATCGGGCCAGGATGGACGCATGAAGATCGTCTCCTATGCAGGCCAGCAGCTGGTCACCACCGACGACGTCGCGGATTCGCTCGTCACCCTCGCCGCGGCGATCGCGAGCGAGGGGGAGTCCGACGCCGTCGAGATCCCGATCCTCGTGAATGGCGCCGAGGACTGTGCTGATCTCGTGGTGGGCGTCGGCAACGACCTGCTCGTCGGCCCGCACCACTCGGATGACCCGGAGCCCGACTTCTCGGCGCACGCCGCCCGATTGCAGTCGCACCGCCTGTACCCGGATCCCGTCGATGCCGACGGCGAGGACGGTCCCGGCGACTGGCACCTCGATGTCGACCTCGACCTCGACGGCTCGGCGTCGAAGCGGCACTAGCCGCGAACCGGCTCCGCGACCGGTCGTCGGGCGGACGAGATCAGGAGCGCTGACGCCGCGGCGAGCACGGTCGCGGTGATCGTGACGACGCCCAGCGGCAGGATGCTCAGAGCGCCGGCGACTCCGACCAGCGGAGCGGCGATGCCGCCGAATCCGAACCGGATCATGCCGAGCAGGGATGACGCGGTCCCGGCGATCTGCGGGTAGTCGACCAGCGCGAGCGTCGTCGCCGGCGGGGACGAGATCGACACGCCAGCGGCGAGTGCGAACAGCGCGGCGAGCACGACCCACAGCGGCATCGCCGTGAGGCCGGCGGCGAGGAGTCCGGCAGCTCCCAGGCCTGCGATCGCGATGCCGACAGCCAGCGTGCTCCGCACCCTCCCGCGCTCGGCGGACCGACCGGCGAGGTGTCCGAACGCCATGAACCCCGCCGAGTTCGCGCCGAAGGCGAGCGCGTACTCGACGGGAGAGAGTCCGTAGATGTCCTGCAGCACGAACGTCGCGCCGGACAGATAGGCGAACAGCGCCGCGTACAGGAAGCCCTGGTTCAGGATCGCTCCGACGAAGACTCGATCGCCGAGAAGCACACGGTAGTCGCGCAGCGTGCGGGCGAGGCCGCCGTCGGTGCGGTCAGCGTGGGGGAGCGTCTCACCGAAGCGCATCAGGGAGAGCGCCAGGATGCCCACGCCGATGAGCGCGAGGAAGAGGAACAGTCCGCGCCAGTCGACGACGGTGTTGAGGAGTCCGCCCAGCAGGGGGCCGATGACCGCCGCGAATCCGCCGACCACGGTCAGGCGCGCATAGAAGCGGATCAGCTCGCGTCCCGAGAAGACGTCCCGGCCGGCCGCCTGGGCGATCACGATGCCTACACCGCCGGCGAGGCCCTGCACGAACCGTGCCGCGATGAGCAGCTCGACCGTGGGGCTGATCGCGCACAGCACGGACGTCGCGATGTATGCGGCGATGCCGGCGAGCACGATGCCGCGCCGGCCGTACCCGTCCGAGACCGGGCCGGCGATCAGCTGACCGGCGGCGAGGCCGATCAGGCAGGCGGTGATCGTAAGCTGCGCGACGGAGGTCGCGGCATCCAGCTCTGCGGTCAGAGCGGGGAGCGCCGGAAGGTAGAGGTCCATCGAGATCGGCCCGAACACGGTGAGCAGGAGCAGCAGCGCGGGCAGCATGCGGCTCGGAGAGGTGCGGTCGGCTGTCGTGGTCATGCTCACCAGCCTCTTCGGTCGTGCGCGTGCGGGGGAGTTCCTGGTGAGGGGTGTACCGCGAGAGACTCCCTCGGGGCGCCGATCGGAGGGTAGCGTCCAGAGCATGGACAACAGATCCGAGGTCCGCGAGTTCCTCATGACCAGACGTGCCCGCGTCACCCCTGAGGCGGTCGGACTCGTCGCCGGAGGGAACCGCAGGGTGCAGGGGCTGCGTCGCAGCGAGGTCGCGTCACTCGCGGGCGTGAGCGTGGAGTACTACGCCAAGCTCGAGCGCGGGGCCATCGCCGGGGCGTCGGCGGCCGTGCTCGACTCACTGGCCGGCGCGCTGCTGCTCGACGAGGCCGAGCGGGCGCACCTGCTCGATCTCGCGCGCGCCGCCGACGGCATCCCCTCCAGCGGCCGTCCGCGGCGCCGGGCGTCGAAGCCGACCGCGTCGAGACCGAGTCTGCAGTGGGCACTGGCGTCCGTCACGGATGCCGTCGCGTTCGTCCGCGATCCGCGACAGAACCTGCTCGCGGTGAACGACCTCGGCCGCGCCTTCTACTCGCCGCTGATCGGCGATGGCGGGCGCACCCCGAACCTCGCCCGCTTCCAGTTCCTCGACCCGGCCTCGCGGGACTTCTACCCCGATTGGGACGTGTTCGCGGCGATGTGCGTCGCCATCATGCGGGCCGAGGCGGGGCGCGACCCGCACGACAAGGGACTGCAGGACCTCGTGGGCGAGCTGTCGACGCGCAGCGAGACCTTCCGAGCGCTCTGGGCCGCGCACGACGTGCGGACTCACGGAGCCGGGACCAAGCGGTTCCGGCATCCGCTGGTCGGGGAGATCGTCCTCGCCTACGAGGAGCTGGCGATCACGGCCGAGCCGGGCAACGTCCTGATGATCTACACGGCGGAGCCGGGGTCGCCGTCGGCCGAGAGGCTGGCCCTGCTCGCCTCATGGTCGCTGGAGCAGGTGGGTGCAGGTGCAGGTGCAGAGCCGAGTGACGAGGGGACGGCCGGCTGATGGCACTCGTGCTCGTCACAGGCGCCTCGTCGGGGATCGGTCTGCTCGCCGCGCGGGAGCTGGCCGCCGCCGGGCATGATGTCGTGGTGCATGCGCGTACCGCCGACCGGCTGCCCGCCGACCTCGCGCGGGCCGGAGAGGTGCTCGGCGACCTGGCGGACGCGGATGCCGTCGTCGACGTGGCCGCGGGCGCGCAGCGTTTCGGGCGGTTCGATGCCGTCATCCACAACGCCGGTGTGATCGACGGCCCCGACGTCTTCGCGGTGAACGTCGCGGCGCCGTACCTGCTCGCGGCCGCGATGACGCCGCCGGGGCGCACCATCGTGATCAGCAGCTCGCTGCACCGATCCGGATCCGCCGACCTGTCGGGGCTCGACCTCTCGCGTCCGGATCGCAGGGCCCGCCCGTACGACGATTCGAAGCTGTTCGTGACGGCGCTCGCCCTGCATCTGGCTCGCACGCGACCCGACGGGCTCGCACATGCCGTCGACCCGGGGTGGGTGCCGACCCGGATGGGGGGATCGCACGCGCCGGACGATCTGCGGGAGGGGAGTCGCACGCAGCAGTGGCTGGCGACGGCGCCCGCCCATGAGATCAGCCCCCGTACCGGCGGGTACTGGTTCCACCGCCGCATTCAGGAGCCGCATCCGGCCGCCACGGACCCGACGTTCCAACGCGACCTGATCGCACTCCTCGCCGCGCAGACCGGGGTGGCGCTGGATTGACGAGACGGCTCGATGGTTGCTCCGAGTAGATAGTTGCATTTACGCAACCAGTAGGCGTATAGTTGATTCTTATCAACTTTCTACACAGGAGCTTTCCACTGTGACTCACGTCTCCCCTTCCTCCGCACCCGAGCCCGTCCGCTCGCCGCGCGAGGTCTTCACCGCGATCTCCGGGCTCGTCGTCGGCATGTTCGTCGCCGTGCTCTCGGGCACCGTCGTGTCGACCTCGATGCCCGTCATCATCGCCGACCTCGGCGGCACCCAGTCGCAGTACACGTGGGTGATCACCGCCAGCCTGCTGGCCACGGCCGTCTCGACCCCGATCTGGGGCAAGCTCGCCGACCTCGTCGATCGCAAGATCCTCGTGCAGCTCTCGCTCATCCTCTTCACCGCAGGCACGGTGATCGCCGGATTCTCGACCGACACCAACATGCTCATCGCGGTCCGCGTGATCCAGGGCATCGGCGTCGGCGGCCTGATGTCGCTCGTCATGATCGCGGTCGCCCTCATCATCTCCCCGCGCGAGCGCGGCAAGTACATGGGCGTCGTCGGCGGCATCATGGCCCTCGGCACCATCGGCGGCCCGCTGCTCGGCGGCCTCCTCACCGACGTCTGGGGCTGGCGCTCCAACTTCTTCGTCGGCGTGCCCTTCGCGATCCTCGCCCTCGTGCTGCTGCAGTTCACGCTGCACCTGCCGAAGCCCCAGCGCGACACGAAGGTGTCGATCGACTACTTCGGCATCGTCCTGCTCGCGGTCGGCGTCTCGACGCTCCTCATCTGGGTGTCGATGGGCGGCAGCCAGTTCGACTGGGACTCCTCGACGAGCATCATGCTCGCCGTGATCGCCGGTGTCGCGATCGCCGCCTTCATCACGGTCGAGTTCTTCGTCAAGGAGCCGATCGTGCCGATGTCGCTGTTCCGCAACCGCACGTTCACGCTCTCGGTCATCGCCTCGATCGCCATCGGCGTCTCGATGTTCGCGACCTCCGTGTTCCTCGCGCAGTACTTCCAGCTGGCTCGCGGCGCCACGCCGACGGAGTCCGGCCTCATGACGATCCCGATGATCATCGGCCAGATGGGTGCGTCGATCATCATCGGCCAGCTCGTGAGCCGCTTCGGCAAGTGGAAGGGCTGGATGCTCACGGGCTCGGTCCTCACCACGGTCGGTGTGAGCCTCATGGCGACGCTGCGCTACGACACCCCGTTCCCGCTCGTCGCGGTGTACATGTTCGTCCTCGGCGCCGGCCTCGGCATGGTCATGCAGAACCTCACCCTCATCGTGCAGAACGACACGGCCCCGCAGCAGCTGGGTGCCGCCTCGTCGAACGTCAACTTCTTCCGCACGATCGCCGGAACCATCGGCGTCACGGTCATGGGCGCGATGCTCTCGACGAGCGTCGGGAACTACATCACGGATGCCCTGGAGGGCTTCACGCCCACCACTCCGGAGGAGGTCGACGCGCTGAAGCACCTCGCCTCGGGTGATGTGCCGAAGGTCGGCCAGCTGCCCGACACGATCCGCACGATCGTCGAGGGAGCATATGGACACGGCATCGCCGACTCGTTCATCATCGCCATCCCGCTCGCGGTGATCGCCATCATCGCGATCGCGTTCATCCGGAACAAGCCGCTGTCGACCAAGAACGCCGCGGAGCAGCTGCGCGAGCAGGCCGAGGAGTCGGTGCTCGAGGTGTCGGAGGCCGAGGTCGGCGCCACCATGTCGACCGGAGCGATCCGCATCGCCGGGGCCGAGGCGGCATCGCCGACCACGGGCTCCGTCACGGTGCTCGAGCGCGAGAAGCCCGACGAGAACCGCGGCGACGACGGCCGGGAGCCGAGGCGCTGAGATGATTACCCCCGACGTCGCCGCGACGCCCGCCGAGATCGACACCGCCCTCGGCGACCTCCAGACGCACCTGAACCTCATCTTCGCGAGGACCAGGACGCTCTGGAAGGAGTCGGCGGCGAGGATCGCTCCCGAACTGCAGGTGGGCGGCTACAAGCTGCTGACCTTCATCGACAGGGCGGGGACGGCGAGCGCGCATGAGCTCGCCGAGAGATTCGAGATGGACAAGTCGGTCATCAGCCGCCAGGTGCGGATGCTCGAGGAGCTGGGCCTCATCGAATCCAGGGCCGACGAACGCGATGGGCGGCTGCGGGTGCTGACGGCGACGCCGGTGGCCTGCGCCGCCCTCGCGGAGCTGCGCAGCGACCACGCCTCGCGGCTCCGCACGGTCGTCGCCGAGCTCACCCCGGACGAGATCCACGCGGCATCCAAGGTCTTCCGACTCCTCGCCGAGGTCTGACCGTCGGGAACCCGTGCACGGATGCATGCTCGGATCACGGATGCATGCTCGGATCACGGATGCATGCCCAGATCCGCAGATCCGGGCATGCAGCCGGGCATCCGGCATGCATCCGTCATCTCGACCTCGCCGAGGGCGAGGCCCGAAGCCCCGCCGGCCGACCGCCGGCGGGGCTTCGCCGTAAGCTGGCGGGCATGAGTGCCTCGCCCGCCGAACCCGCCGCCGAGCCCGGGAACCCGGAGTCCCCCGAGCTCGATGAGGCGATCTCTCGGGTCGAGCACGAACTCGGGCGGCTCTTCGCGCGGATCAGGGTGAGCTGGCGCGAGGCGGCGACGACCGTGCACCCCGACCTGCAGCCGCTCGGCTATCAGGTGCTCACCTCGATCGCGACGGGCAAGGCCACCTCGGCCGGAGCGATCATCGAGCGCCTGCAGACCGACAAGTCGGCGGTCAGCCGCCATGTGCGTCAGCTCGAACAGCTGGGCCTCGTGGAGAGCGTCCGCGACCCGGACGATCGCCGTGCCCGAGTGCTCGTCGCCACGGAACTGGCCCAGGAGCGAGTCGCGCTGGCGCGCTCGCGATACGAGGAGCGCCTGGGGGAGCGGCTGCGCCGCTGGTCGGCCGAGGACCTCGACCACTTCGCGGAACTGCTCGCCGCGTTCGGCGACTGACCGCATCCGGACTATCGGCGATCCCTCGTCGGAGGGTGGACGCGAGCGCGAAGCAGGACGAGACTTTCCTCACGCCTACAGGAATGAGGAGCAGTCATGGCATACCGGGTCGGATACTTCGTCGGCAGTCTCTCGTCCACCTCGATCAACCGCGTCCTCGCGACCGCGCTGATCGGGCTCGCTCCGGATGATCTGGAGTTCTTCGAGATCCCGATCAGAGATCTGCCTCTGTACAGCCAGGACTACGACGACGACTACCCACCGGTCGCCACGGCACTCAAAGAGGCGATCGCCTCGGCGGATGCCGTGCTCTTCGTCACGCCGGAGTACAACCGCTCGATCCCCGGTGGCCTCAAGAACGCGATCGACTGGGCATCGCGACCCTGGGGGCAGAACTCCTTCGACCACATCCCCGCCGCCGTCATCGGCGCCTCGGTCGGGGCGATCGGCACGGCTGTGGCCCAGCAGAGCCTGCGTGGTGTCCTCAGCTTCTGCAACGCGCGGCAGATGACGGCGCCGGAGGCGTACATCCAGTTCTCGCCCGACACGTTCGCCGCCGATGGCACGGTGACGAACGAGGGCACCGCGACGTTCCTCCGCGACTACCTGGTCGAGTTCCGCGATCACATACAACGCGTGCTCACCGTGCTGCCGCGCGACACCGACGGGTGAGCGTAGCCTGAACGGCATGACGCTCACGAAAGCCCGCACCGCCGCCGAGGTCGTCGACTGGCGCCGTCGCGTGTTCGCCCTGTACGACGCCGTGCGCAGCGCGGAATCCCCGCAGGAGGCGCACGAGCTCTGGCGCATCGAGCGCGACGACCTGTTGCTCCACCACCCGGCGACCCCGCTGCTGTCCGAGGACCGGCCGCTGTTCGAGGGGCTGCCGATCCCGTCGTACGACCCGCAGTGGCGCTTCGAGCTCCCGATCCTGGAGGCAGAGCCCGGCGGCTTCGACTTCGCCACCGGCACCGACGGGGTTGTGCCGTTCGAACGGATCGGCCGGGTGGAGATCCCCGACACCGGCTCGCTCGACGTGTGGCGGCTGACGACCTACGGCGGCGGACTCTTCATCCCCGTCCGCGATGCGCTGGCCGGGCGGCCTGGCGGCACCTACGGCGGCGGCCGGTACCTGATCGACACCATCAAGGGCGCCGATCTCGGATCGGATGCCGCGCGCGGCACGATCGTCCTCGACTTCAACTTCGCCTACAACCCGTCCTGCGCGTATGACCCTGCCTGGGCCTGCCCTCTCGCCCAGCCGGGGAACGTGCTGCCCGTGGCGGTGCCGGTCGGGGAGATGTACGAGGGCTGAGCGGGGTCCGCGGTCGGATCGGAGCGTTCCCCGCGCCGGGGAATAGCTCGGATGCCGTGGGCCTTGTCCTCAGGGTGAGTCTTTTCGAACCAGCCGTCTTCGGCGCCCTGCACCTGTCCAACCGCGTCGTCATGGCACCCCTCACCCGCACCCGTGCGGATGATGCCGGAGTCCCCACGGCGACGATGGCGGAGTACTACCGTCAGCGCGCGGGCCAGGGGCTCATCATCTCGGAGGGGACGTGGCCTGCGGCCGAGGGCAAGTCGTACTCCGGCCAGCCGGGCATCGTGACCGCGGCGCAGATCGAGGGCTGGAGGCACATCGCGGATGCTGTGCACGACGACGGCGGAACGATCGTCATGCAGCTGATGCACGGCGGACGCGTCTCGCACCCGGAGATCTCCGGCGAGCCCCGCGTCGTGGGGCCGAGCGCCCTCGCCGCCCCCGGTTCCACGCACACTCCGGTGGGCAAGCTCGACATGCCGGTGGCGCACGCGCTGACTCTCGACGAGATCCCCACCGTCGTCGAGCAGTTCGCCCAGGCGGCCCGCAATGCGATCGCCGCGGGGTTCGACGGCGTCGAGGTGCACGGCGCGAACGGCTACCTCGTGCAGGAGTTCCTGTCGCCCGCGTCGAACATCCGCGACGACCGCTACGGCGGATCGCCGGAGAACCGCGCGCGTTTCGCGATCGAGGTGACCCGTGCCGTGGCCGAGGCCGTCGGTGCCGACCGCACCGGCATCCGCCTGTCGCCCCAGCACAACATCCAGGGCGTCCTCGAGGAGGACGACGACGATGCGCTCGCGACCTACCTCGCCGTCGCCGAGGGGCTCGCCCCGCTCGGACTGGCCTTCGTCGACATCCTCAATGCCGCGCCGACGAGCGAGCTCGTGCAGCGCATCCGCCGCGCACTCGGCGCCCCGCTCATCATCAACTCCGGCTTCGGCACGCCGACCACCCGTGACGAGGCCGAGACGCTCGTGGCCGAGGGATGGGCGGATGCCGTCGCCGCAGGGCGCCCGGTCATCGCGAACCCCGACCTCGTCGAGCGCTGGCGTCAGGATGCCGAGCTCAACGACCCGCGCCCCGCGCTGTTCTACGGTCGCACCCCCGAGGGTTACACGGACTACCCGTCGTTGGAGTCGGTGCGCGCGGGAGCCTGATCGTCCGCCCTCAGGTGCCCCTGTCGGGGCGGTATATCGGGGCGTACAGTGACCGCATGATCACCGACGATCCCACCCTGACGAACCCCGACCACTACCGGACGCTGTGGGAGAACGACTTCGTCCGCGTGCTGGAGTACACCGACGAACCCGGCGACCAGACGACGCCGCACGACCACCCCAACAGCGTCATGGTCACGTTGAGCGACTTCTCGCGTCGGCTCAGCGCGGGCGATCGGGTGTTCGACACGGCACTGACGTCCGGACAGGCGGTGTGGCTCCCGGCTCAGCGGCACTCGGGGCAGAACACCGGCACGACGCCGACGCACAGCATCCTCATCGAGCTGAAGGGCGATGCGGCCGGCGAGCAGGACTCCGCAGTCCTCGGCCCGAGCGTGTGACCGAGCCCGGGTGCGACGCGTCAGCGCCGCACGCGCGCCCTGGTCTTCGCGACGCTGCTGAGGGTGGCCCGCACCGGCGTGCCGAGGTACAGGCCGAGGGATGCCCCTGAGGCCAGGCCGATCCCGATGACCACGGCGTCGACGAGGGAGCCGCCGACACCGACCACACCGCTGGCGGAGCCCGCGGCGTGGATCATCTCGAGCAGCCCCTGGAAGACCGCGACACCGGGGACGAGCGGCACGATCGCCGCCGTCGTGACCGCCACCGATGGCACATGCAGGTTGTGGGCGATCAGCATCCCGATGAAGCTCGCCAGCAGCGCCCCGATCGCGCTCGCGGCGGCGGGATGCAGCTGCAGCCCGACCATCGCTGAGTATCCGGCGATCGTGACGGCGCTCAGCAGCGCGCTCACCAGGATGATCCGGATGCCGGCGCCGTTGAAGACCGCGACGGCGATCGCGATGATGACCGCGCCGACGAACTGGTTCAGGAGCGGCCCGAACGGCGCGGGGTCGTCGGGAAGCCCCATCGTGAATCCGAGGACGCTGCCGAGTTCGAGCCCGACGAGGATGCCGATCACGACGCCGAGGGTCTGCATGGTCAGATCGAGGATGCGCCCACCGGCCGTCAGTGCGAAGCCGTCGATCGCGTCCTGCGCCGCACCGACCACGGTGAGCCCTGCGAGCATGAGGACGATGCCCGAGGCGACGATGATCGAGGGGCGGATGCCGTCGAACGGCTCGAAACCGGCCGCGCCGAGCGCCGTGACCGCGACGGCGACCACCGTGGTCACGAACCCTCCCGCGATCTGGCTGAAGAACAGCGGCACCCGGGCTCGCGCGAGGGCGGCCTGGGTGAGCGCTGCGCACAGCGCTGCGACGAAGGTGAGGGCCACGATGATGGGCGAGGCGCCGAGCATGATGCTGACGCCGACCGCGAGGAGGGCGCGCGCCACGATGACGACCGGCTGCTGGTATCGGAAGGGCACCTTCCGCAGCACCCGGAACGCGGTGCGGGCCGATTCGAGATCGAGTCCGTCGTCGATGTCGGCGACCAGCGCCTGCACCCGCTGCAGCTTGGCGTGGTCCGGTGCCGCGACGCGCACGACCCGCACCAGGGTCTCGGGCCAGACCTCCCCGCTCAGGTGGAACGAGACGGTGATCGAGTTGTACGTGACGTCGACCTGCACGTCCCGCATCCCGTAGGCCGCGCACACCCGGGTGATCGCCAGAGTGACCTCGTGCGCGGAGGCGCCGACCGCGAACATCGACTCGCCGATGCGCGTCGCGAGGTCGAGGACCCGCGGCACGGTGCGCTCGTCGATGACGGGCATCGCCTCGGTGTGGGCGACGGAGGAGGGGTCGGTGTGCAGGATCCTGCGCACCGAGGCGAGCAGTCGCCGCGGGGGGTTCGGGGACATGCCGCCGAGACTATGCGCTGGGCGGTGCGTCGACGTGACCGGAGGAGGCGCCCTCGGCGGGTTCCGGCACGAGGTACAGGCCGCTCGGCGCGCTCGCGGTGAACGCCAGTGCCTCGATCCATTCGCGGTTGATCGAGGGCTGGCGGCTGCCGCTGTACTTGAAGACGAGCGAGCTGCCCGCGTGCACCCAGACGGTGGTCCGGCCGCCGCCCACGCTCATGTCCTCACGCCACGTGAAGCCGAACGGCTCGCCGCGGCGCAGCTTCGCCGTGATCACGAGCTGCAGGTGCGTGAGCGCGCGATCCTCGATCTCGGCCTTGGTCGTTCCTTCATAGATCAGCTTGCCCACAAGGGTCTCCTCTGTTTGGCCACGGGACCCGTGCAAGCGGCGCGATCCGGGTGATCGACGGGTGGTGACTCCATCTTCCTATATTCCGGTGTGAGAGCGGAATGCTCGATCCTCAGCATCCGCCTGTCAACCCTCTGTCGTGTCGGTCCGTGCCGGGGGAGGGTGGCCACTCCACACGGTTCACGAGGAGGATGACGATGAAGGCACTCACCTGGCAGGGCACCCGCGACGTGGCGGTCGAGGAGGTTCCGGATCCGCAGATCGAGCACCCGACCGACGCGATCGTCCGCATCACGTCGTCGGCGATCTGCGGCTCCGATCTGCACCTGTACGAACTCCTGGGCCCGTTCCTCGACAAGGGCGATGTGCTCGGTCACGAGCCGATGGGCGTCGTGGTCGAGGTCGGCAGCGCCGTCAAGGATCTCGCGGTCGGCGACCGGGTCGTCGTGCCCTTCAACATCTCCTGCGGTCACTGCTTCTTCTGCCTGCGCGGACTGCAGTCGCAGTGCGAGACGACCCAGGTGAAGGAGTACGGCAGCGGCGCTGCCCTCTTCGGCTACACGAAGCTCTACGGGCAGGTGCCGGGCGGTCAGGCGGAGTACCTGCGGGTGCCGTTGGCCGACTACAACCACATCAAGGTCGCGTCCGACCTTCCGGACGAGCGCTACCTCTATCTGAGCGACATC
This genomic interval from Microbacterium hydrocarbonoxydans contains the following:
- a CDS encoding DUF1684 domain-containing protein; its protein translation is MTLTKARTAAEVVDWRRRVFALYDAVRSAESPQEAHELWRIERDDLLLHHPATPLLSEDRPLFEGLPIPSYDPQWRFELPILEAEPGGFDFATGTDGVVPFERIGRVEIPDTGSLDVWRLTTYGGGLFIPVRDALAGRPGGTYGGGRYLIDTIKGADLGSDAARGTIVLDFNFAYNPSCAYDPAWACPLAQPGNVLPVAVPVGEMYEG
- a CDS encoding NADPH-dependent FMN reductase; protein product: MAYRVGYFVGSLSSTSINRVLATALIGLAPDDLEFFEIPIRDLPLYSQDYDDDYPPVATALKEAIASADAVLFVTPEYNRSIPGGLKNAIDWASRPWGQNSFDHIPAAVIGASVGAIGTAVAQQSLRGVLSFCNARQMTAPEAYIQFSPDTFAADGTVTNEGTATFLRDYLVEFRDHIQRVLTVLPRDTDG
- a CDS encoding helix-turn-helix domain-containing protein; protein product: MDNRSEVREFLMTRRARVTPEAVGLVAGGNRRVQGLRRSEVASLAGVSVEYYAKLERGAIAGASAAVLDSLAGALLLDEAERAHLLDLARAADGIPSSGRPRRRASKPTASRPSLQWALASVTDAVAFVRDPRQNLLAVNDLGRAFYSPLIGDGGRTPNLARFQFLDPASRDFYPDWDVFAAMCVAIMRAEAGRDPHDKGLQDLVGELSTRSETFRALWAAHDVRTHGAGTKRFRHPLVGEIVLAYEELAITAEPGNVLMIYTAEPGSPSAERLALLASWSLEQVGAGAGAEPSDEGTAG
- a CDS encoding MarR family winged helix-turn-helix transcriptional regulator is translated as MITPDVAATPAEIDTALGDLQTHLNLIFARTRTLWKESAARIAPELQVGGYKLLTFIDRAGTASAHELAERFEMDKSVISRQVRMLEELGLIESRADERDGRLRVLTATPVACAALAELRSDHASRLRTVVAELTPDEIHAASKVFRLLAEV
- a CDS encoding MarR family winged helix-turn-helix transcriptional regulator, producing MSASPAEPAAEPGNPESPELDEAISRVEHELGRLFARIRVSWREAATTVHPDLQPLGYQVLTSIATGKATSAGAIIERLQTDKSAVSRHVRQLEQLGLVESVRDPDDRRARVLVATELAQERVALARSRYEERLGERLRRWSAEDLDHFAELLAAFGD
- a CDS encoding cupin domain-containing protein, which produces MITDDPTLTNPDHYRTLWENDFVRVLEYTDEPGDQTTPHDHPNSVMVTLSDFSRRLSAGDRVFDTALTSGQAVWLPAQRHSGQNTGTTPTHSILIELKGDAAGEQDSAVLGPSV
- a CDS encoding threonine/serine ThrE exporter family protein, encoding MSPNPPRRLLASVRRILHTDPSSVAHTEAMPVIDERTVPRVLDLATRIGESMFAVGASAHEVTLAITRVCAAYGMRDVQVDVTYNSITVSFHLSGEVWPETLVRVVRVAAPDHAKLQRVQALVADIDDGLDLESARTAFRVLRKVPFRYQQPVVIVARALLAVGVSIMLGASPIIVALTFVAALCAALTQAALARARVPLFFSQIAGGFVTTVVAVAVTALGAAGFEPFDGIRPSIIVASGIVLMLAGLTVVGAAQDAIDGFALTAGGRILDLTMQTLGVVIGILVGLELGSVLGFTMGLPDDPAPFGPLLNQFVGAVIIAIAVAVFNGAGIRIILVSALLSAVTIAGYSAMVGLQLHPAAASAIGALLASFIGMLIAHNLHVPSVAVTTAAIVPLVPGVAVFQGLLEMIHAAGSASGVVGVGGSLVDAVVIGIGLASGASLGLYLGTPVRATLSSVAKTRARVRR
- a CDS encoding MDR family MFS transporter, with the translated sequence MTHVSPSSAPEPVRSPREVFTAISGLVVGMFVAVLSGTVVSTSMPVIIADLGGTQSQYTWVITASLLATAVSTPIWGKLADLVDRKILVQLSLILFTAGTVIAGFSTDTNMLIAVRVIQGIGVGGLMSLVMIAVALIISPRERGKYMGVVGGIMALGTIGGPLLGGLLTDVWGWRSNFFVGVPFAILALVLLQFTLHLPKPQRDTKVSIDYFGIVLLAVGVSTLLIWVSMGGSQFDWDSSTSIMLAVIAGVAIAAFITVEFFVKEPIVPMSLFRNRTFTLSVIASIAIGVSMFATSVFLAQYFQLARGATPTESGLMTIPMIIGQMGASIIIGQLVSRFGKWKGWMLTGSVLTTVGVSLMATLRYDTPFPLVAVYMFVLGAGLGMVMQNLTLIVQNDTAPQQLGAASSNVNFFRTIAGTIGVTVMGAMLSTSVGNYITDALEGFTPTTPEEVDALKHLASGDVPKVGQLPDTIRTIVEGAYGHGIADSFIIAIPLAVIAIIAIAFIRNKPLSTKNAAEQLREQAEESVLEVSEAEVGATMSTGAIRIAGAEAASPTTGSVTVLEREKPDENRGDDGREPRR
- a CDS encoding SDR family NAD(P)-dependent oxidoreductase; the encoded protein is MALVLVTGASSGIGLLAARELAAAGHDVVVHARTADRLPADLARAGEVLGDLADADAVVDVAAGAQRFGRFDAVIHNAGVIDGPDVFAVNVAAPYLLAAAMTPPGRTIVISSSLHRSGSADLSGLDLSRPDRRARPYDDSKLFVTALALHLARTRPDGLAHAVDPGWVPTRMGGSHAPDDLREGSRTQQWLATAPAHEISPRTGGYWFHRRIQEPHPAATDPTFQRDLIALLAAQTGVALD
- a CDS encoding alkene reductase; translated protein: MSLFEPAVFGALHLSNRVVMAPLTRTRADDAGVPTATMAEYYRQRAGQGLIISEGTWPAAEGKSYSGQPGIVTAAQIEGWRHIADAVHDDGGTIVMQLMHGGRVSHPEISGEPRVVGPSALAAPGSTHTPVGKLDMPVAHALTLDEIPTVVEQFAQAARNAIAAGFDGVEVHGANGYLVQEFLSPASNIRDDRYGGSPENRARFAIEVTRAVAEAVGADRTGIRLSPQHNIQGVLEEDDDDALATYLAVAEGLAPLGLAFVDILNAAPTSELVQRIRRALGAPLIINSGFGTPTTRDEAETLVAEGWADAVAAGRPVIANPDLVERWRQDAELNDPRPALFYGRTPEGYTDYPSLESVRAGA
- a CDS encoding multidrug effflux MFS transporter, with protein sequence MTTTADRTSPSRMLPALLLLLTVFGPISMDLYLPALPALTAELDAATSVAQLTITACLIGLAAGQLIAGPVSDGYGRRGIVLAGIAAYIATSVLCAISPTVELLIAARFVQGLAGGVGIVIAQAAGRDVFSGRELIRFYARLTVVGGFAAVIGPLLGGLLNTVVDWRGLFLFLALIGVGILALSLMRFGETLPHADRTDGGLARTLRDYRVLLGDRVFVGAILNQGFLYAALFAYLSGATFVLQDIYGLSPVEYALAFGANSAGFMAFGHLAGRSAERGRVRSTLAVGIAIAGLGAAGLLAAGLTAMPLWVVLAALFALAAGVSISSPPATTLALVDYPQIAGTASSLLGMIRFGFGGIAAPLVGVAGALSILPLGVVTITATVLAAASALLISSARRPVAEPVRG